From a single Anaerolineales bacterium genomic region:
- a CDS encoding ANTAR domain-containing protein — translation MSHPTMDNSFGSPPSANRGPAFRQDSAAGFSDAQAGRLEKDAFLRRVLRAKGRDSAPLNMDELAELRYNLEGRKTVERARDRLMELGKSEGEAFQEIQTLARARRIPLRLAADEILRASIEH, via the coding sequence ATGAGTCATCCGACGATGGATAATTCCTTCGGTTCTCCCCCGTCCGCCAACCGCGGGCCGGCGTTCCGGCAGGATTCCGCGGCCGGGTTCTCCGACGCCCAGGCGGGGCGTCTCGAAAAGGATGCCTTCTTACGCCGTGTTCTCCGCGCCAAGGGGCGGGATTCCGCCCCGCTGAATATGGACGAACTGGCGGAACTGCGCTACAACCTGGAAGGGCGCAAAACGGTCGAGCGGGCCAGAGACCGGTTGATGGAGCTGGGAAAATCCGAGGGGGAAGCCTTCCAGGAAATCCAGACTTTAGCCCGGGCGCGGCGGATCCCGCTGCGGCTGGCGGCGGACGAGATCTTG